The Bicyclus anynana chromosome 12, ilBicAnyn1.1, whole genome shotgun sequence genomic interval GAAATCGTGcgcttatatttattatttatttattgatttcagGAAGAAAACGAGCCCATTAGAGCATCGGCTTTACGAAGTTATTTCTCTCGCCGCGTGGGCACGGGCTACACGTTGCAGAGGGCGGACCCTACGAAGACTGGAGAATATTATATTGAACTACGGGTATACAACGCACGCGAAGCTGAGACCCAGGGCGCTGATAGATGGAAGCGCGCGCTCATCACATGCAAGTCAGCTGTGGAAGGCGATAGTGCGACGTGGCGTGCTGTAACAAAGCTGGTCACAGCGGTGAAAGAAGAATATTCATCTGTTCAACCTATTTTGTACCCGTATAATGTCTTTTGAAAATAAACCTATGACTTTGCaggtttaattaatattttaataagtattatattttcacCCTATACATTGTGTTTCCTAACAGCAATtgcagaaatgaaaaataagtacTGAAATCAGAttttaaaatcagaaaataaaatctgaaatataatattaacattcagatatttctttttaactttcATCTCGCATAAGAAACTAACAAGTTAGAggatgtgatattttttttaataatttgattgtCTTTCCTTACAGCAATTGCAGTAAAGAAAAACTAAGAACTAAAAATCAGAATTTAAAACCAAAAACTAAAaaccaaatataaaaacaaaaatatctgaattcaaataatattatcagataactttgtttctattattttattatttttcaattttcatctcGTATAAGAAACTATCAAGTTAGAggttgtgatatttttttattaatttgattgtcTTTCCTTACAGCAATTGCAGTAAAGAAAAACTAAGAACTAAAAATCAGAACTTAAAACCAAAAaccaactataaaaataaaaatatctga includes:
- the LOC128198031 gene encoding uncharacterized protein LOC128198031; this translates as MIALYKKRCGSDINHFCYFQLKCQEHQKPVSMSTVSGNPFDSDNESGSVKKSKVKKTTKKPPRAEKPAQKQKKALQSDSDSEPEQSKIIKKRRQILDSEEENEPIRASALRSYFSRRVGTGYTLQRADPTKTGEYYIELRVYNAREAETQGADRWKRALITCKSAVEGDSATWRAVTKLVTAVKEEYSSVQPILYPYNVF